In Cryptomeria japonica chromosome 5, Sugi_1.0, whole genome shotgun sequence, the genomic window ACTGCAGAATTTGACACAGATGCATAAGCATTAAATGGTATGATGACATGGGAATTATGCCAGAACAGAGGAATGATTAAATCAGACTGTATGTTGTGTTCTTCAATTGGACTTGCTTAGCATGATTGTCTAGGGTTAGCTGACAGGCTTAGATGTGAAAATGGATCAAGGTTTCAGCAATAGAATTCTAACACAGTCAGATCCAAGTTCCAACCACCATTGCCAGTCCAGATGACCAGCGAAAACAAAATTAATGGGGAACCAATGTTTTAATTGATAGGGACAAACATAAACTAATATCTACATATTATTAGGTATCTAGAGCACCTTTTGATTACACTCAATAGATCTGAAACATAACACAAGCAACCCCAACATTGCATCGAATAAAAATGGAAAAGGACAAACCATACATGAAACAATTCCACAGCAAAAGAAAATTATAGCGTTTCATTAATCATGCAGGTCAGGCTATCCACTGAATGGCAGAAGTTTTGCTTACCTCGGTATTATCACAAGGCAGCATACAAAGAATAAAACTTATTGAATAATTTTCTTACAAGTTTTTGCTATATACAATTTTTCCTGCCTAATTTTTCACTACAAGTTTCACTGTCTTATTGGTTACCAGTTCATTAGAATAAACTACAAtttagggtttcaacctttaacaaccCTCCTACAAATGTCACTATTGTAACAATAAATGCACCATTTATTCCTGCTAATAACATAAATAGGGTGATGCATGCAATCTTAGCTTTTATGGATTTCCTATATCAAATTTTCCCAATtgacatttttcatcattttttgtttCTCACATTTTGCAAGAGATTTGGATTTCACATAGTTGCATCCATAATCATCACTTGTTCTGGATCTTATTAGTTTCTATATACCAACTGGCAGATAACATTTCCAGCAAGATCATAGCACATATCAGAGAAAAAGGCCATTGATGGACTACATAATAAAATGGGTAACTGTATAATCATTCAggtttgaaaattaaaatatttaagtttttaaaatttaatagTGGAAGAGTCATTAACCCAGCTAAAAACACAACCTAGAAGATGCAGCTTGTATGTGAACTTTTCCAATGTAATTAAAAGTCCTATATGGGTGCTATTTGTGGAATTTAATGGCTTGAGAATGCTTGCTTGCTAGAAAGCATATAATGCCTAATGATTTACATGAAACGTGTATTAGCCCCCTTCACAAGGATTTTATGATTGATTGACTATTTTTAAGTGTTTTTATCTGTTTCAGGAGCTGGAATTTGTGTTTGGTCAGCCTCCATCTGCTTTCAACTCTGATTCTCAAAGCCATGGAAATATAGCAGTGGAAGAGGAATCCAGTTCAAGACAATTGAATGAAAAGAGTCCTGTTCTCTCTCATGTTGATGCCCATGGCAAGGCCAATATGGTGGATGTCTCGGACAAGCCAGATACCAAGAGGATGGCCATTGCCAGTTGCAAAGTTCTACTCGGAGAGAAAGCATTTCAGCTTGTGGTTTCCAATCAGATTTCAAAAGGGGATGTTCTCAATGTGGCGAAGATTGCTGGAATTTGCGGGGCAAAACAGACAAGTAATCTGATTCCTCTTTGCCATAACATAATGCTAAGCAAAGTTCATATGGATTTGATTCTGAATAGTGAAGAACATGCTGTTGAGATTAAAGGGGAGGTAACCTCAGTTGGCCAAACAGGTGTTGAAATGGAAGCAATGACTGCGGTTTCTCTGGCAGGATTGACGGTATATGACATGTGTAAAGGAGTTTCAAAGGATATCCAGATTACTAATGTTCAACTGCAAATGAAGATGGGAGGAAAAAGCAGCAGCTGGGTTAGAAATCAATAGATACTGCACTGAGAGACTTTTTGCTGTGATGGCAGATGTGATTTCACATTTGATACTTACAGCAAATAGCCAACTAAATTTGCCTGTGGTAGAATATCCATtgaaaatacttgaaataaatttatttttagcaTCTATCATATTCCAAAGAAACATGCCCATGTTTCCATGTATTTCTAACGGGAAGGTTTCAAGTTTCAACTGAGTAGCAGTGGTCATGTTCCAATATGAAAAAAAGTTACTGATGGTGGATCAAGCAGTATCCTTTACTCAGAAATAGTCCTTCCATTAACAGACCTAATTTTGTAA contains:
- the LOC131060631 gene encoding uncharacterized protein LOC131060631: MAKVGAVMFSIFSKRNVGRMGCRLLSSDNRTEALIHEFNKELEFVFGQPPSAFNSDSQSHGNIAVEEESSSRQLNEKSPVLSHVDAHGKANMVDVSDKPDTKRMAIASCKVLLGEKAFQLVVSNQISKGDVLNVAKIAGICGAKQTSNLIPLCHNIMLSKVHMDLILNSEEHAVEIKGEVTSVGQTGVEMEAMTAVSLAGLTVYDMCKGVSKDIQITNVQLQMKMGGKSSSWVRNQ